The following is a genomic window from Acidobacteriota bacterium.
GAAGATCACCGTCTACAAGAACAGTCCGCCTGCCAAGTGCGGCCATCGACATGGCGAGAGCCATCGCGATCGTTGTCTTGCCTTCTTCAGGCCTCGAGCTGATGACAGCCAAAGCGCGCATTGAATTGCCGGAAGCCCCAAGAAGAAGAGTGGACCGGATTCCCAAAAGCGACTCTGCGAAGGGCGTGCCATCCACCTCGTCATTTCCTCGAACGCTTGCAGGTGTCAACAGTGATTTGATCTCGATGTCGTTCTGCAGCTCCGGCAGGGAGCCCAGGAGTCCGGCGCCCAGCTCGGAAGGAACTGCCCTCGGATCGCGCAACGTCCGGTCCATTCCGTCGGCCGCAACCGCGCCCAGCACGCCCAGCATCCCGGACAATATCAGGGCTAGCATGAGGGTCTGCTTAGTGCGTGGGTAAACAGGAGCAGAGTTCGGCCTGGCCGGATCAATAATTCGCAACGCGGTCGAATGATAGCCGGCGCTGACGTCAGCGGCATCCAGGCGTTCCAGCAGGTCATCGTAAACAAGCTTGTCAGTATCTGCCTGGTGCTTGAGAATCTGGAATTCCACGCCTTTGCGGTTGAACTCTTCGAGCTGGGCTTTGACATCAGCCAACTGACGCTCCGTCAACTTTACCTGAACGGCCTGGGCCCTGGCCTGGGCTTTAATTTGTGCCAGGATGTGCTGCTGTCCTTTCCGAATCGAGTTGTCAATTTGAGTCAGTTCGCGCTGTTTTTGCTGGAAGAGATAGTTTCCAGGCCCATACTTTGAAGAAAGGGCGTCAAGCTGCAACTGCGTCTGCTGCTGAGCCTGGACAAGAGTAGCCAGCGAATCACCCCTGTCTGAGACGAGGAGAGCATCCAGGCTTCCCTCATTTGCAAGCGCCAGGTTGGCTTCAAGCGTCCGTTGTTTCGACTGCTCCTGCCCAAGCTCCTGTTGCAGGGATGAAAGCTGCTGGGTCAGGAGGCCTGAGGTATTTTCAGGATTGATAATACTATTTTCGCGCTCAAACGCATTGAGGGCGAGTTGGCTCTCCTTCATTCGTTCGCTCAGTTCCTTAACCTGCTCGCGCATATACTGGGTCAGGCTTACGAGGGCGCTGTTGCGGGTTTTGTATTCATGTTCGATGAATGCCTCAGCAAGAGCATTGGCCACTGCCGCCGACTGGTCCGGGGAAGAAGATCGATATGAAACGTTTAGAAGATACGTTCCAGGGTCCTGGCTGGTCTTAATGCCTCCCGTAATCCCCGCCACGAAGGAGCGAGGGACCTCAGTTGAAGAGCTGTCGGCGGGAGGAGCCCATAGTCCGAGCTTCAGTATGGCCGGCGTCACTACGGCGGGCGTAATAATTTCCTTCGTTGCCGTGGCAAACAACACGTCCATGCTGTCCAGGCTCACGGTGCCAGGTTGGTTGTTGACCACGCTGACCGGCACGGAAGGATCCAGCCGTATAACGCAGGTCGATTCGTATTTCCTGGGCAGGCGCAACAGGATGATCCCGGTGAACAGAAATGTTGCCGCTACAAAGATGGCGATCCGCAGAGCGTGCCGCCGGATTGCGCCCCAGTAACGCGAGAGAGCCAGGCTGATGGCCGGCTCTGTTGGAAAACCCCAGGTCCCTTTTTGATTGTCTGGAGCCAGTCGCGTCGCCTCTTCCGGACCTGCCGAGCGCAATACTGCATCCGATCTCTCAGTAATGTTGAAGTTCATATCGTTGTGTTTGAACTCGCTGCCTCAGCCGCCGTCCGCAGAAAACGGCAAACGAGTCATTCACCTCCCTGATGCCACTTCAAGGAAAGCACCCTTGAACCGCGGTCTTTACTGCTGCGGCGCGCTGATTCCGATCCAAGGTCAGGCCACCGCAATCCATTCTGCGCACGTCAGCCGCACTGGGGCCCGACGCCAAAGCGAAGCCGGGTAGTAACCCCATCTGACATCGACGAACCGATACGAATGCCGGCACGCAACAGAAATCCCGGATAACTTAACGTGGCCTTTGGTCCCAATCGTAATTGATCTCCGGATCGTCGAAAGCAATCCGGCCTTCGTCGGCCGGGTCGTAGAAATGATTGGTTGCGTAAAGCAATTGAGCGACCTCGTTCCCGATGACCTTGTAACCGTGGGCGACGCCCGGAGGGATCCGCACCTTCCAGAGACGCTGGGCGCCGATGAACAAAGTGTTGATGCAACCCGTGCTGGGTGACTCTTCTCGAAGGTCGCAGAGAAAAACCTGGAGCATGCCAGCCAGGGGGGCCCATAGATCGGTTTGTTCATAATGGTAGTGAATTGCCTTGATGACACCCGGATACGAAACAGTGAATGACACCTGGACCTGATGGCCACCTCCAGGCACGAAGTCGCGCGCGAGACCAGGGGCGCCGAAACGAAAAATCTCCGCGAAGCAGCCGCGATCGTCCGGCCACTGGACAGCCGGTTCAACTTCAACACCGGAGATCAGCCGGGAAGACTGCGGGCTGGCAATCACGTCCCCGATGCCAGCCTCTTCATGGTGTGGCGCCACAAGGCGAAGGCCCGCTCGTTCTCCAATCAACCGCCTCTCAGGCAAGTCTTGAACAAGCTGGTTGTTTCTCGATGACTTTGTCAGCACATTTCCCTCCTCCACCAATTTCCGCGAGATAGCTCCTCAAACCTTCCTCCCAATCGGGCAGGAGTCCAATGCCCAATGAACTGAGCCGCCGGTTTTCAAGTACGGAGTAGGCGGGCCTGGCGGCGGGACGGCCACATTCCGATGTAGAAATGGGAACCAGATGAATTCCTTGAAGGCTGCACAATTCAAGGATCTTCCGGGCAAACTCATACCAGGTGCAGCTTCCCCTCGCCGTCACATGGTAAATTCCGTACTCGCGGGTGACCACAAGTTCTGCCAGCTTTTCCGCCAGATGGTTTGTGTAAGTCGGCGATCCTCGCTGGTCATTGACAACACGGAGCTCAGGCTTCTCACGCGCCAGCCTCAGGATCGTGGACACAAAATTCTTTCCGTCAGTTCCGTATAGCCACGACGTCCGGACAATAAAATAATTTTCAACTATCTCTCGCACGTGCCTTTCTCCCATCAGCTTTGTTCTTCCATAAACACTGAGAGGAGATGGAGGAGCGTCTTCGGAATATGGGCTGGTCGCCCGGCCGTCAAAGATATAGTCGGTGCTGGTGTATAAAACAGCCGCCCCGATATGCTTAGCCGCCATGGCAACATTGAGGGTCGCCAGTTCATTCCAGGACTTCGCTTTCTCAGGATCAAGTTCGCAACCGTCAACATTGGTGAATGCAGCGAGATGAACCACCATCTCAGGCTTTTGCAGCCGAAACAATTCCTGAACATTGTCCCTGTCACAGAGGTCGCAGTCTTCTCTCGCGAGTGCGGCGACCTCATGATCTTCTTTGAGAACCGGGACCAGGGCATGCCCGAGCATCCCGGCCGCTCCGGTCACAAGGATGCGCATGCGGAGCTTCCTCCCGGGTTCTGTATTCTTCTTAAAGTCTCGTCACGTTGTTCGTACTGCTCCTGATAGTACGAACGGTACGCCTGATTCTGGATCCGCTCTCTCCATCCGGTGTTTGCCACATACCAGTCAATTGTTCTGGCTAAACCTTCTGCGAAATGCATCTCAGGTCTCCACCCCAGTTCTGTCTCGATCTTCTCAGAATTGACTGAATAGCGCCGGTCATGGCCGGGCCGATCCTGAACGTACGTTAACAGGGAATGAGGCTTGCGAAGCAGGTCGAGAATTCGGCCCGCGATTTCGAGATTGGGCCATTCGTTACCCCCACCGATGTTATAGACTTCACCCTCGCGGCCGCTGTGGAGAACAGCATCCAAGGCCCGGCAGTGGTCCTCTACAAAAATCCAGTCGCGCACTTGAAGGCCGTCGCCGTAAATGGGAATGCTTTGGTCCTCCAGCGCGCGGCTGATGAGGAGAGGAATAAATTTTTCAGGAAACTGGTAAGGCCCGAAGTTGTTGGAACAACGGGTAACAATTACCGGAAAGCGATAGGTTTGGAAATAAGCGCGAGCCAGCAGATCGGACGCGGCTTTGCTTGCCGCATACGGGCTGTTGGGAGCCAGAGGAGAACCTTCCTGAAATTGCTGCTTTCCGGGCGCACTCCCGTACACCTCATCCGTGCTGACATGCAAAAAGCGCTGGACGCCGGACTGGCGAGCAGCCTCCAGCAGGGACTGTGTTCCCAGCACGTTGGTCCTGACAAAAACAGAGCCGTCCAGGATGCTCCGGTCGACGTGTGATTCGGCTGCAAAATGAACGACGGCGTCAATTCCTTGAGAAAGTGCCCGTGTTGTTTCATCGCGTCGGCAAATATCCACTTTCAAAAATTGATGCCCCGGATTATCGAGCACATCGGAAAGGTTTTCAAGGTTCCCGGAATAGGTCAGGTTGTCCAGGTTGAGGATGTTATAGGCCGGGTATTTCCCGAGCATGTACCGGATGAAGTTCGAACCAATAAAACCCGCTCCTCCGGTGATCGCCAGTTTCATCATTGACTCACTTATTTCTGTGTTTCCGCTACCGCCGCCACCTGGCCCTGAGCTTCCAGGTTGAGTTTGTTCGCACCCGTCTCCGCAACAAGGTTCGTGGCGCTTCTCAGGGATTCAAAGGTCCCGGCATCTGTCCACCAGCCTTCCAAAAAGCTGTATGTCAGGGTACCTTCACTCAGGTAGGAATTATTGACATCGGTGATTTCAAGTTCGCCGCGCTTCGAGGGTTTCAGGTCTCTAATCCTCTCGAAGACAGTCGAGTCGTAGAAGTAAACGCCCGTGACGGCAAAAGGGCTCGCTGGTCTTTCCGGCTTCTCTTGAATCCGGACGATCCTATCACCATCAAAAGCGGGGACGCCGAATCTCTGAGGAAAGGGGACTTCCTTGAGAATGATGTGGGCCCCCAACTCCTGGCGTTCGAAACGGTCGGCAGCCTGTGCGACACTGCCCTCGATGATGTTGTCACCCAGAATAACGCACGTCTTCTCTCCGCCCACAAAATACTCTGCCAGTTTCAGGGCGTCGGCGATGCCGCCCTCGCCTTCCTGATAGGTGTAGTTAAGGTGGCGAAGGCCAAACTCCTTGCCATTGCTGAGGAGGCGCAAGAAATCGCCTGAATTGCGCCCGCCCGTTACGAGCAGAATCTCCGTGATACCGGCATTGATCAATGTCCGAATGGGGTAAAAGATCATCGGCTCGGTATAAACAGGGAGCAGATGCTTATTGGTAATCTTGGTCAGGGGAAAAAGACGCGACCCCGTCCCTCCGGCAAGAATGACTCCTTTCAAATTGCGCCTCCTTTCAAAGAGCTGGCTCGAAATCTCGACAATCGTCTCCCAGACTGTATCCAGCTGAACAGCAGTAGATTCCTTCGAATGCGAAGTAGATTCCTTCGAATGCGAAAGTGAAAGAGAGTTGAGGCATCTTCATTTTGTTGGACCCCACCGGCGACCTCGGCTTCGGAACGCAACGAACAGTGCTGAAAACGGCAAGGCCGCGGAATGGATTTGCCGTCAACTTCCGGGACGAGCCCGCGCATGTTCCAAACTCAGCACGGTCGGTTCAGGAAAAGCTTCCGAGAGCAAACCAGGATTCACCGCGTCGCTCCTGCCGACACTGAAGTATTCAAAGCCCGCTTTCTGCATAGCTTGAGGGTCAAAAAGATTACGCCCGTCGATAATTGTTGGAACGGCCATCGCACTCCGCAACAGGGAGAGATCAAGCCCAAGAAATTCGTCCCACTCAGTCAGGATCAGCAACGCGTCGGCGTCTTTCGCAGCCTCGTAAGCGGACCCGCAATAAGCAAGGCGCTCTCCTTCGGCAAGGACTTTCTTCGCATTTGGCATTGCACATGGATCGTAAAGGCGAAGGGTCGCGTCTTCCCTGCGGAGCTGTTCAATAATCTTGAGACTGGGAGCTTCACGGATATCATCGGTTCCTGCTTTGAAGGCCAGGCCCAAAACTCCAATTCTTTTCTCGCGAATCACCCATAGCGCTCGTTGGACTTTTTTGATGATCATTTCGATACGCCGCTGATTAACTCGTTCAACCTGCTTCAGAAGAGAAAAATCTGCGCCGTGTTCCTCAGCAAGATAGATGAATGCTTTCAGGTCTTTCGGAAAGCAATAGCCGCCAAAGCCAACGCCAGCCTGTAGAAAATCGAGGCCGATACGGTGGTCCAACCCTATGCCCCGGGTGAGGCTTGTGATATCCGCCCCTACCGCCTCACAAAGGTCAGCGACCATGTTGATAAACGAAATCTTGGTGCACAGGAAGGCATTGGCCGCGTGTTTTATTAATTCTGAGGTTGTAAGATCCGTCATCACGATCGGGCACCCCAAAGGCTGATAAATGTCCTCCAGAATGCGCCCCGCTTTTTCGGTTTCGACTCCGCATACGATCCGGTCCGGGTGGAAAAAATCCTGCAAAGCCTTTCCCTCCCGGAGAAACTCGGGATTTGACGCAATGTCAAAATCCGGCCGAGACTTTTCGGCGCCTGCATATCGAAGGATTGTTTTCTTGATCCATTGGGCCGTGATCGCGGGGACCGTGCTTTTCTCAACAATCAGCTTGTACCCGTTCAAGTTGCACGCGATGGTTCGGGCTAAGGTTTCAACCTGGCTGAGATCTGCCTGTCCATTGTCACGTTGCGGCGTGCCGACACAGAGGAAAAGAATTTCAGACGAGCGGATCGCAAGATCAATATCGCCGGTAGGCTTAAGAGTTCCCTGTCGCAGGTGCTTCTCCAACATTTCCTGCAGACCGGGCTCAAAAAAAGGGCAACGCCCTCGCTGGATGAGAGCTACCTTGGCAGGATCACTGTCAGCGCACACAATTTCCCACCCGAGCTCTGCAAACCCCAGCGCAGTTGGCAAACCTACATGCCCAAGCCCCAGAACTGAAATTGTCCGCTTCTTCAATTGTGAGTTGGAAAAGCTAGAATCCACTTTTTTATTTCTCAATGCCTTTTTTCTTTGAATGCGTGCCATATGACGGAGTGTTCTGGAAATCAGCCTTATTGCCTCGAATGAAGAAGGCTTTAAGTTATGTGAGCGAGACGCTCTCAAGCGCTTCGCACCATCCGAATCGTGTTGCCGATGTCAAACGCGTTCAATTTTCATTACTGTCTTGACGCGATCCGTTTTTAAGTCTCGGGGATGCAATCGGCGCAATTGACAGGCCCACGCACGTGGCGAACCACGCTGCATTCGCCGGAATGTGTAAGTTGAAGTCAGCGAAACTATGGACCAGCAAGCCGCAACAGCCAAGCGCCGCACCGAGTTGAATCCACCCCTGGACACTCTCGGTTCGCTCCTGCAAGTTGCGAAATGCGAGCCATCCAAAGAGCAGCAAACCTGATAGGATGATTATCCCGCCCACAATTCCCGTTTCAGTTAACGCTTCCACATAGTCATTGTGAGCGTGGGTCCAGGCTAAATCTGTCGGGAATGTCTGATACTGGGGAAAAACCGTATCAAAGCTTCCTAAACCGGTCCCAAGCCACGGGTAGTCTCGCAGTTCCGCCATGGCATCGCGACTGACGGTCAACCTGTTCTCAAGCGTCACGTCCGGCCTCCGGACAAGGCCCGCGATTGAAGCCAGGCGTTGCCAACCGCTGTCTGGCGTGACGGCAAGAAGCAAGGCCGCCAAGCCAGCCACCCCAACCAATCCAACAAGACTCCATTTCCGGAAGCTCGCTTCGCCTTTCTTCCACCGCCAGGTGATGACACCGAGAAGGACCATCTCAACAGCAACCGATATCATCCCGCCTCTCGATCCGGAAAGGAGTAACGAGGCCACCGCTCCGAACACTCCGATGACCAGCAGCGCCTGGCTTGACCTTTTCAGAGTACGGTATAGTGCGTAGCACATGCCGATAGGAATCAGCATCTCCATAAGGCCCGCATAGTTGTTGTGATTGACGTAGGGGCCAAAAACTCCCCCGGGCGAGGGGATCTTCCAGTAAATCAAGCCGTAGCTCGTAAAGTACTGGACGATCGCGAACAAAGAGATAGAAAACGCATAAATGACAACGGCCAGGCCAAACCTTTTCGAGATCCTGGCGGAAGCGTTGGCCCAGAGCTGCACAGCCAGGAAAAAGAATACAAAATTTGTTAACAGCTTAATCAGTGCTTCCCGTGTCGCGTACGGGTCAAGCGTGAGATGGCTGGCAAACTGACTAAGCCCTAACAGGAAGTACAATACCACTGGAATATAGAGTGGCGACCAATGTATTGGAATAACCTGCTGTTGGATACAACCCGCTGCCCACAGAATCAAAAGAACTGCAGCAATCACAGCGAGCCCTGCCCATGCCCATGCCTGAACTGCACCGAACGCCAAAGGGGCAGCCATCAGTGCTAATACGAGCACGTAACGGGCGATCGTAGTAACACGAGGTACACACAAGCTTTCAGATTGGTGCAATACTTTCTCAGAGGACCATTGGCCTCTCAGGGCAGTGGCACTACTTGCCATCAGGAGGCCCCCCGCTTTTTTCTACCTGAGCTGTAACCTCGGCTTCGGACCTAAGTGAGACTTGGTCCACCCATAGAGTTCCCAAAATCTCCGTCGGATAACCGAGGCTGCGAGCGCGCCAGACGGAGACGCGCACAGCGGCCGTCTGGGGGCCCGTTCGAAACCTCAAGGTGAGTTGATGCCATGGTGTAGTGCCAACAACAGCGTTGGTTAAGGTCGTCAGGCAATCCTGGCATGCGGGATCGGTCACACGCAAACGCGGTCCGCTGTCAGAAACAATATTGACTGAACGAACCCGGGCAGTGAGCAGGTAAGTCTGATCCGGCCTGACCGGTACAATCTGATAGACTGGCTCGTCCTGATGATTTTCAACATCGCTGAAGTCAAGCCGAAGACAACCTCCTCCGGCGCAACGCTGACGATTCTCGAACCGAACCGCCGTATAAGGCTCCTGGTGGTATCGCCAGTCAAACCCGGCGTTTAAAGGGAAATGCTCAAAGCTCCCGTTGAAAACCAGGTTGGAACTGTCGTCTGACTGCGGCACGAGGCCTCGAATTTCAAGGTCATTCCACACACTCAAGGCTTCCTGGTATTTGCGGGCGCTGATCAGGTCTTCGAGGTATTGATCGGCATCGGAGAAGGCGATAGGAGTTTTGCTTGCGGCCAGTGCTTTCCAGATATGGAATGCAAAGTCTCCGTACTCGCGGGAAGAAAGGAAATTAAGGTAAGCGAGCTTCAATTTTGGATGGGCGGCAGGCGTAAGCACGGCATCGTACACAACCTGGGGGTCGCCTGCTGCTCCTAGTGAAGCCCGAAAAGTTGGACCGGCATAACTGGGATCCAGTTCCAGCAAACGTCGAAACTGATTGAAGGCCTTTTCCTGTTGGTTGGCCCACAAGTAATAGTTAGCCGCTTCCCAATGAATGCGAGGCGCCATTGCACTCAGCGCAAGGGTTCTGGCGATTGCATCGCCGGCGCAATTGCTCTTTCCTTCGAATTGGCAGGCCGAGGCAAGAGCGCTCCAGTAGCGCGTTTCGCGTGGATTTAAATGAGTGGCAAGATCCAATTGTTCAGTCCCGTCCAGTGCGTCGGGATTTTCCAGGTCAAAAACTTCTGCCATTCCCAGTCGGTAGTGAAGGTCTGGATTGGTTGGGTCCAGAGAAACCGCTTTCCTTAAATCCGCGACCTTCGATGACTTGCCAAGCCGGGTTGCCCAGGCGATGCGGACACTTTCTGCTGCCAGAAACAAGCTGATAAGGCAGATGACTATCAGGAGAGCGGCTAGTTTTGGGCGAATATGCTGAAAGTTTTTGGCCATATAAGGCACTTGTGCGAACTGCAGTCCTAGTGGCAGGGGATTCCAGAGAGCTTGAGTTCGAAACCGCCGAACGCTCTTGAAACGGCCAGCGTCATACCAAGTCAGATGGGTTTGTGCAGGGGGGCGGCCTGAAGGCAGTGATGATTTGCCTCATCTTCACGTTCCTATTGTCAGAAAGCAACATTGACAAGTGAATCTTCTATCGATCGAGCAACAGCAGCAGGCCTTGTGACGCTCCGCTCTACGTCGCAAGCCTCCACTTCAACTGAAATCGACTTCATCAGCAGTTCGACCGAGAGGACCAATCGATAGAAGTTTTTTTTGCGAACCAGAATTCCTTCCAAACCTTCAAGCGGACCCGATTTCACCCGCACTCGGTCCCCGGACTTCAGCAGGGAATGAGGTTCAACGTTCAGGCCGTGCTCAACTGCGCACCGCACGGCATCGATTTCTTCCACCGGTATTGCCGCCGGGACACCACTCAGACGCACAAAGTCATAGACGCCCGGCGTTGAAAGTACGGCAACCCGTTGATTGGGACCCGCCAGGACAAACACATAATTAGGAAATAGGGGCAAAGCCAGGTCCTTCATCCGGTCTTTCCAGCGGTGGACCGTCTTATAGAGCGGGAGGAAAACTTCCACCCCTTTCCCCATAATGAACTGCGCAACAGCCTTTTCATGCCGGTGACGCGTATAAACAGCAAACCAAGCCGGTGGTTGGGCTATACAATCAGTCGAGATTGAAATTTTGTCCATAGCTCCGCCCTGTAAGTTACAGAGACGCATCTCCCTGAGTCTAGGTCACTTACCGCTTGCGAGTTGTGTGATCCCCCACGGGCGCATTGTCAATTAATCCAGTAGTTGCCTTTGGTGACCAGGTTCCATGGTGAGGCTTCACCCTTCCATCGGGAACCTTTGCCGCGAACATAGGATTCACCTTTTAAGAAAGAAACCGCGACTTCGTATGATTCTCCAGGCAACACTCGTAGGACGAGGCTGCGGAACCGTATGGTAGTAACACCGCCATCCGGATGTCGAAAATCAACCTCGAGCGAGACCCGATGACCTGCCTCCAGCGAGCCGTCCAAGAAAAATCTTGCCCCTTTTTCGCTGATATCATAAAGCGATCCGCAACCAATCAACCGCTTTTTCCCCCGGCCCGGAGTGAGGACAGTCACCGGGCAATCAATTTTGAAACGCGCGCGTTGCCTTCTCTCCTTACTCATCGGCACACTTGCCGCATTATTCGACGAATCTGTTCTCATGCCTGTCTATTCGGGGCCGCAGGGATGACTCTACCACTGGCCCCAACACCTGAAGCAATCCCGTGAGTGGGTGAGATTTGGGGGAGACACCCGCACAAAAGGGTTACCCTTATATTCAGGCGTTCCTGACCCTGAATCCGATTTTTGTCGTATTTTTGGCTCCGGATTCTCAAGCAGGAAGGTTGGGTGAATCGAAAGGGCTATCGATAAACTCCAATCGTCTAATGGAGTGGTTGCAAAGCTCTGGCCCGTCAAGCTTCTCTATTTAGGACTGTTACGTCTTCGTCCCTGAAGAGCCGGAAATCGAACCGTTCCTCAAGACGCCGGATAT
Proteins encoded in this region:
- a CDS encoding UDP-glucose/GDP-mannose dehydrogenase family protein, coding for MARIQRKKALRNKKVDSSFSNSQLKKRTISVLGLGHVGLPTALGFAELGWEIVCADSDPAKVALIQRGRCPFFEPGLQEMLEKHLRQGTLKPTGDIDLAIRSSEILFLCVGTPQRDNGQADLSQVETLARTIACNLNGYKLIVEKSTVPAITAQWIKKTILRYAGAEKSRPDFDIASNPEFLREGKALQDFFHPDRIVCGVETEKAGRILEDIYQPLGCPIVMTDLTTSELIKHAANAFLCTKISFINMVADLCEAVGADITSLTRGIGLDHRIGLDFLQAGVGFGGYCFPKDLKAFIYLAEEHGADFSLLKQVERVNQRRIEMIIKKVQRALWVIREKRIGVLGLAFKAGTDDIREAPSLKIIEQLRREDATLRLYDPCAMPNAKKVLAEGERLAYCGSAYEAAKDADALLILTEWDEFLGLDLSLLRSAMAVPTIIDGRNLFDPQAMQKAGFEYFSVGRSDAVNPGLLSEAFPEPTVLSLEHARARPGS
- the rfbD gene encoding dTDP-4-dehydrorhamnose reductase → MRILVTGAAGMLGHALVPVLKEDHEVAALAREDCDLCDRDNVQELFRLQKPEMVVHLAAFTNVDGCELDPEKAKSWNELATLNVAMAAKHIGAAVLYTSTDYIFDGRATSPYSEDAPPSPLSVYGRTKLMGERHVREIVENYFIVRTSWLYGTDGKNFVSTILRLAREKPELRVVNDQRGSPTYTNHLAEKLAELVVTREYGIYHVTARGSCTWYEFARKILELCSLQGIHLVPISTSECGRPAARPAYSVLENRRLSSLGIGLLPDWEEGLRSYLAEIGGGGKCADKVIEKQPACSRLA
- a CDS encoding UpxY family transcription antiterminator, translating into MRLCNLQGGAMDKISISTDCIAQPPAWFAVYTRHRHEKAVAQFIMGKGVEVFLPLYKTVHRWKDRMKDLALPLFPNYVFVLAGPNQRVAVLSTPGVYDFVRLSGVPAAIPVEEIDAVRCAVEHGLNVEPHSLLKSGDRVRVKSGPLEGLEGILVRKKNFYRLVLSVELLMKSISVEVEACDVERSVTRPAAVARSIEDSLVNVAF
- a CDS encoding PilZ domain-containing protein, yielding MRTDSSNNAASVPMSKERRQRARFKIDCPVTVLTPGRGKKRLIGCGSLYDISEKGARFFLDGSLEAGHRVSLEVDFRHPDGGVTTIRFRSLVLRVLPGESYEVAVSFLKGESYVRGKGSRWKGEASPWNLVTKGNYWIN
- the rfbB gene encoding dTDP-glucose 4,6-dehydratase; amino-acid sequence: MKLAITGGAGFIGSNFIRYMLGKYPAYNILNLDNLTYSGNLENLSDVLDNPGHQFLKVDICRRDETTRALSQGIDAVVHFAAESHVDRSILDGSVFVRTNVLGTQSLLEAARQSGVQRFLHVSTDEVYGSAPGKQQFQEGSPLAPNSPYAASKAASDLLARAYFQTYRFPVIVTRCSNNFGPYQFPEKFIPLLISRALEDQSIPIYGDGLQVRDWIFVEDHCRALDAVLHSGREGEVYNIGGGNEWPNLEIAGRILDLLRKPHSLLTYVQDRPGHDRRYSVNSEKIETELGWRPEMHFAEGLARTIDWYVANTGWRERIQNQAYRSYYQEQYEQRDETLRRIQNPGGSSACASL
- a CDS encoding polysaccharide biosynthesis tyrosine autokinase — encoded protein: MNFNITERSDAVLRSAGPEEATRLAPDNQKGTWGFPTEPAISLALSRYWGAIRRHALRIAIFVAATFLFTGIILLRLPRKYESTCVIRLDPSVPVSVVNNQPGTVSLDSMDVLFATATKEIITPAVVTPAILKLGLWAPPADSSSTEVPRSFVAGITGGIKTSQDPGTYLLNVSYRSSSPDQSAAVANALAEAFIEHEYKTRNSALVSLTQYMREQVKELSERMKESQLALNAFERENSIINPENTSGLLTQQLSSLQQELGQEQSKQRTLEANLALANEGSLDALLVSDRGDSLATLVQAQQQTQLQLDALSSKYGPGNYLFQQKQRELTQIDNSIRKGQQHILAQIKAQARAQAVQVKLTERQLADVKAQLEEFNRKGVEFQILKHQADTDKLVYDDLLERLDAADVSAGYHSTALRIIDPARPNSAPVYPRTKQTLMLALILSGMLGVLGAVAADGMDRTLRDPRAVPSELGAGLLGSLPELQNDIEIKSLLTPASVRGNDEVDGTPFAESLLGIRSTLLLGASGNSMRALAVISSRPEEGKTTIAMALAMSMAALGRRTVLVDGDLRRPQVHRILDIPNRLGLSSILQDQAKVQEAVVPGQIDRLSILPAGPLSANAREHIAARIGEVIEDLKSQFDIVVIDTPPMLGFADGLNVASVADASLLVVRAGRTSRDYVQQVIDQLRQVRAQLAGIVLNGVTPEMGHHYYYYHDGYHSYRPHRNGNHDA
- a CDS encoding dTDP-4-dehydrorhamnose 3,5-epimerase — protein: MISGVEVEPAVQWPDDRGCFAEIFRFGAPGLARDFVPGGGHQVQVSFTVSYPGVIKAIHYHYEQTDLWAPLAGMLQVFLCDLREESPSTGCINTLFIGAQRLWKVRIPPGVAHGYKVIGNEVAQLLYATNHFYDPADEGRIAFDDPEINYDWDQRPR
- a CDS encoding spore coat protein, producing MKGVILAGGTGSRLFPLTKITNKHLLPVYTEPMIFYPIRTLINAGITEILLVTGGRNSGDFLRLLSNGKEFGLRHLNYTYQEGEGGIADALKLAEYFVGGEKTCVILGDNIIEGSVAQAADRFERQELGAHIILKEVPFPQRFGVPAFDGDRIVRIQEKPERPASPFAVTGVYFYDSTVFERIRDLKPSKRGELEITDVNNSYLSEGTLTYSFLEGWWTDAGTFESLRSATNLVAETGANKLNLEAQGQVAAVAETQK